Proteins encoded together in one Cyprinus carpio isolate SPL01 chromosome B14, ASM1834038v1, whole genome shotgun sequence window:
- the LOC109064251 gene encoding potassium channel subfamily K member 4-like, whose protein sequence is MRYTTLLTILAAVLLYLVLGALVFGWLESSREEWAHRELLTSRMAFLQNHSCVTHYSLSAFTEKVVDAIEAGVDARSTSNYTSRWDPSNAFFFCGTIITTIGFGNISPKTKGGQLFCIFYALVGIPMFGILLAGVGDHLGTLLRRAVAKIETLFLRKGVKPTSVRIISAVFSILIGCLVFIAVPTMVFQEVESWSLLEAVYFVVITLTTVGFGDYVAENRRDGTPTPLYKPLVWLWIVFGLAYFASILTMVGNWLRVLSKKTRAEMEELRAHATDWTQNIQNMSMDFRIPVPLDLNDPFQLQRRRRRKRHRHHRHPRLSAVGLAHGISLDADVIRENGHLILGWPVCKYTPGSDIRSEALSRSRSWCRLEGPYEVRPGSRLTVGPASRSVSRLELNPPSRPGSRSPSESGTGSETPSESWSEYESNSRNSEDLESGAEGTLRSLESRKDVPVVVVDSCSPPHPSLLDFFGENLAYIDESSDTLSDRVKPAGQNRQRKAKRRRSMTRQIPHSYPVGLQREITSELQPPSHPPTPPPQT, encoded by the exons ATGCGGTACACAACACTGTTGACCATCCTGGCAGCCGTGCTGCTGTATTTGGTGCTAGGGGCTCTGGTGTTCGGCTGGCTGGAGTCCTCCAGGGAGGAATGGGCTCACCGCGAGCTGCTGACGTCTCGAATGGCTTTCCTACAGAACCACAGCTGCGTCACCCATTACAGTCTGAGCGCATTCACAGAG AAAGTGGTTGATGCCATTGAAGCAGGTGTGGATGCCAGAAGCACATCAAATTATACCAGCAGATGGGATCCATCCAATGCTTTCTTCTTCTGTGGCACCATCATAACCACTATCG GCTTTGGAAACATTTCACCCAAGACAAAAGGCGGTCAGTTGTTCTGTATATTTTATGCTCTGGTGGGGATCCCCATGTTTGGGATACTGTTAGCAGGGGTTGGAGACCACCTGGGCACCCTGCTGAGGAGAGCAGTGGCAAAGATAGAGACTCTATTCTTG CGTAAAGGTGTGAAGCCCACCAGTGTCCGTATCATCTCCGCTGTCTTCTCCATCCTGATTGGCTGCTTAGTCTTCATCGCCGTGCCGACCATGGTGTTTCAGGAAGTGGAGAGCTGGAGCCTGCTGGAAGCGGTGTACTTTGTTGTGATCACCCTGACCACGGTGGGCTTTGGGGACTATGTGGCAG AGAATAGGAGAGATGGAACGCCAACGCCCCTGTACAAGCCGTTGGTGTGGTTGTGGATAGTCTTTGGTCTGGCGTATTTTGCATCTATCCTCACTATGGTTGGGAACTGGCTTAGAGTGCTGTCAAAGAAAACACGTGCAGAG ATGGAGGAGCTGAGAGCCCACGCAACAGACTGGACTCAGAACATCCAGAACATGTCCATGGACTTCCGTATTCCCGTACCACTGGATCTCAACGACCCCTTTCAGCTCCAGCGGCGACGTCGACGGAAGCGTCACCGCCATCATCGCCACCCAAGACTGAGCGCAGTGGGATTGGCTCATGGGATCTCCCTCGATGCCGATGTTATCCGAGAGAACGGACACCTGATTCTCGGATGGCCTGTGTGCAAGTACACCCCAGGGTCTGATATCAGGTCTGAAGCACTGTCCCGGTCCAGGTCGTGGTGTAGGTTAGAGGGGCCGTATGAGGTGAGACCAGGATCGAGGCTGACAGTAGGACCAGCGTCAAGATCCGTCTCAAGGTTAGAGCTGAATCCACCATCAAGACCCGGATCCAGGTCCCCTTCAGAATCTGGAACGGGATCCGAGACACCTTCGGAATCCTGGTCGGAATATGAGTCAAATTCCCGTAACTCAGAGGACCTGGAGTCTGGAGCTGAAGGGACTCTTAGATCACTGGAGAGTCGGAAGGATGTTCCTGTCGTCGTGGTTGACAGCTGCAGTCCACCTCATCCCTCCCTTCTGGACTTCTTTGGTGAGAACCTAGCGTACATTGACGAGTCTTCAGACACTCTCAGTGATCGGGTCAAACCTGCTGGACAGAACCGCCAACGCAAAGCCAAGAGGAGGAGGAGCATGACGAGACAGATTCCCCACTCGTATCCTGTGGGACTGCAGAGGGAGATCACTAGTGAACTACAACCTCCATCACACCCTCCAACACCTCCACCTCAAACCTGA